In Leptospira licerasiae serovar Varillal str. VAR 010, the sequence TTTTTGGAAATTTGTCCGAGGATCCTTTTCTCAGGATTTTGGGGATGTAATTCTATTATCATATACCGGAAGTAACACCTCCGTCCACGACGATAGCCTGACCGGTAACGTAAGCCGCCGCATCGGAAGCCAAGAAAACTGCAGCGCCCGCAAGATCTTCCGGTCTGCCTAATCTAGACATAGGGATCCTTGCTTTCATTTGCTCCAATACTTCGGGTCTTTCCTTGATCATTTCCGTCATGTCCGTATCTATAAATCCCGGACAAATCGCATTTACTCTATATCCGGAGCCTGCCCATTCCACCGCTAGGGCCTTGGTCATATTGATGACTGCACCTTTTGTCCCGCAATACACAGACGCAAACTTAGTGCCGACGATACCTAGGACTGAGGCGATATTGATAATGTTTCCGCCTTTTTTCTTATGTATTTTATAGTATGCCTGACTTGCACGAAACACCCCCACAAAATTGGTTTGTGTCACGTTTTGTATGTCTTCTTCCTTAAAAAATCCTGCAGGTAAATTGGTCGCAACTCCTGCATTATTTACAAGTACATCTAGTTTTCCGTGCTTTTTACTCAATGCTTCAATAATAGGATCCATTGCTCCAGGTTGGCGAATATCAGCTGCAAAAGCTTCAATCCCGGATCCTTCCAAACGTTTAATGGATTCAGCGGAAGAACCAGTCCCATATACCGTCGCACCTGCGTTTAAAAATCCTTGAGCGATCTGTCTTCCGATCCCTCTTGTAGCTCCTGTCACTAATACTGATTTACCTGTTAAATCGAATACGTTTTTCAAAATTCTCCTCCCTTTTCGTCTGTTTTAGGTTCCGAATAATACACTTTAGGTTTGTTCCCGTCTTGCAAAACACCACAAGGATGTTTGGATCTGTCTTTGTCGGATCTTCTCCCGGCGGAAATATCATATCTTTCGAATAGTTTTTTAGAATCTATTCTCATATTATTTCCGTAATCCGTGTTAGTTGCCTTGATCTTTTCTTTTTTCTTAGGCAAAGGCTCCGTAGGATCGTTAGGTTCTTTTTCCTGTTTGGATTCTTCTTCTATCTTATAATCGTTCTTTAAAACTCCGCGATCTATATAATGAGAATATCCTTCATATTCTTCATGAAACGGATCACAGTCGGAAAGATCCGGAGTTACAACTATCTTGTCACAGAATAGATCGAACCAATCACAAGTATTCTCAAACGTTTGATTCTTGAAATTTTGAAGATTGAATCCTCTGCATGATACGGATGAAAGAAAGAACAGAAGCAAGATGATCTTAGGGAATTTCATATTCTATTCTTACTTTCGGAAGGAAAACCGGAAAGACCCTTACTTTTTAACTTCGCCGCTAGGAGTAGAGTTTGCCGGGTCTTTACTATTTTTAGACTCTCCCGGTTTTTTACCGGTTCTAGATTGGTAAACGCTTATGATCGCTTGTTTTTCTTTTTGGCGATTTTTCTCTTCCGATTCACTCAATACTTCCAAGCAATCGTCCCAATATTTTACTTCTTCAGGAGTTAAATAGTCCGTTTCTAAAACTTTGTTTTTAGTAAGTTTTTCTTCGGACTCCAGCTTTCCTTCTTTTGCTTTTTCTAACAGGATCTTGGCTTTATAAAGTTGTAACAAACCTTGTTTCGCAAAATATAAATTCTGCCCTTGGTTCCCGACTTCCCTTTCTAGCTTAGCCGCCTGCCAAGTATCCCTATAGATCTGAAGATGCTTTTCCATAACAGGGATATATTGTTTGCCTGGTGCTTCCGTATTCAGTTTCAGATCCACAACCTTAGGCTGGATATCCTTCTCCAATGCGTCGGAACGATTGAATACTTCTTTTGCTTGAGCCTCTGCCAGTTGATCCAATTTCGTTTTTAAGGTTTGAAATTGGTTTCCGGCAGATTCCCATTCTCCCCTTTGAAAAGATGATTCTGCCTTTGAATAATCTGCTAGGGAAGTATCCCAGTCAGCCTTCTTACCGAAATTTAAAAGGCTGGTCCGAAGGTATCGTAAGGATATCCAAGATTTTTTACGCAATGAATATGCTCTGGATTTAAGATCCACATTTGAGTTAGTCGGTTTGGTCTCCGGACTATCGGTAGATGCGGTTTTTTTAGCTTCTTGGGAATAAGAAGAAGTGAAAGCCACTATCAAGATAAGAATTACCGAAACTAGATTGCGTATAGAGAAGAATGATCTAAGAAATAAATTCATTGGTTCGATCCGTGCGAACATTGATACTGGGAAAAGGAGTGTCTGGCAAGGCTTTTCTTTCAGAATGGATATATGCTCATTCTGAGATCCCAATCTCCCAGAAGAAAAGAGATCTTACAATCCTTAGGATTACATTTTCAAATCCTACCTCTTCCCGTCGACGAAACTAGCCTGCACAAAGAAACACCTGTTCGTTATTTAGAAAGAGTGACCATGGCTAAACTCGGGCCTAAACCAAAGGATCCGGAAGAAATGATCTTGGCTTCCGACACAATAGTAGTTTTTCAAAATAAGATCCTGCAAAAACCTGCAGACGAATCCGAAGCGTTCTCGATGATTTCCGAACTTTCAGGAAAATCGCATCAGGTCTATTCCGGCCTAGGAATAATGACCGAGGATAAAAAAATTTTCGATTACGATGTTTCAGAGGTGGAATTTCTTCCTTGGGCTAAATCCGAAATTTTAGAATATATTAAAATTTGCAAACCGTACGACAAAGCTGGATCTTACGGAATTCAAGATCGGAATTCACCTGTGAAAAATTTTAGCGGATCTTATTCGAATATCTTAGGATTTCCGATCCGTAAATTTTTCTTATACCATACTCTTTGGAGCAGGTTTCTATAATTTCTAATTTGAGAAAAAGGAAACTTAAACGTAAAGATCTAGAAATCGACCTTTAGAAACGGAAGCATCCTGAGGAGAAGAACTTCCATCCGGCCCGTAAAGTTTCAGGGACTTTCCCATATCGGAAAAATCTCTTTGTCGGATCGGTTCTATTGCAGGCACCCTGGACTGATTTAAGATCGGTTTGATATAGGTAAGATAATCTTCTTGGGCAGAAATTCTTTGAACGCCGTCGCTGATTCTCATAGCTGTTACCTATTTAATAGATCGGAAAAATCCGGGATCTACTTTAGGAAAAGAATCGGATCATCCGCTTGACTGCCTGCAGAAATCCTTCCAGGATGATTTCCGTGGCCGATACCAAAGTTTCGAATTCTTACGAAAATCTGATCGATTTTCTTCACAAGACCAAACCCAACCTGGAATCCTTGCCTCAAGTTCTATTTGTGGTCTCCCAGGATTCTTACGAATTCGGTGTAGTCAGCGATCTGTATAAAACCGCCTACAAAAAAAGTGCAGATCCTTATGAGATCGTGGTGTTTGTCGCTGAACCGGGAGATCTGGAGAATTTTCAGAACGAAGCCGGAAACCTCGATATGTTTGCGGCACAAAAATTATTCATCATCAAATCGGGAGTCACATTCTTTAAACCTTGGCTGGGAAAAACAAAATCCAAAACTTCTCCTAAATCTTTTTCAGTTCCGGAAACCGTAAAAATTCTGATCCATTATGATCATTGGGATCTTCCCAAAGAGTTGCTTTCTATATTTGGAGACAATGTTTCCCATTTTAAATCCTCTAAAATTTTCCCCGATAAAAGAAAAGAAGCCTTCTTAAGAGCCTCCAAAGAGGTAGAGGTCAAATTGGACAACGAGGCAGAAGAGGAGTTTCTACTTAAGGTAAATCCAAGCGCCGGGGCTTACTTAAAAAATTTAGAAAAACTGAAATTATATTTAGGAAAGAAAAGTTTCAACCTTGCGGATCTGAAAGAAGTGTTATTCCAAAGTTCTGAATTTAGTTCTTCCGAAATTGTGGATTATTTTTTCGAAAAGGATTACGGAAGATTCTCCAGGGAATTTTCCAAGTTCAAGATAGGGAAGGATTCACTTCTAATCTTTCTTTCTTTAGTGAAAGATCATTTGGATAAGTTAAGAATTTATAAAATTATTTTGAGACTGTATGACAAGGTCCTGAGTGAAAAAGAACAGTCCGATCTCCTTGGAATCGGAGCCTATTCTCCTGCTCGAAAAAATCATACTTTTAAGCGTCTCAGAAAAGAAAGCTCTGCATTTAACGATCTGGAAATTAAGGAACTATATGAGTTCTTACTGGAAATGAACCAAAAGATCAAAACAGGTTCCGAAAAAGAGGAAACAGTATATTATTTCTTCAGGAAGATGGAGGATTTTTTCCATCCTCGGAATCGAACAGTTCGAACTCGGTGATCTTTCTATAAATTGTTCTTTCGGAAATTCCCAAAATTCTCGCAGCCTTTTCTCTATTCCCGTTCACTAAGATCAAATTGCGTCTGATAATTTCTCTTTCATAATCTCTGAGAGGAATTCCGGTACGAACAGATAGATTATCGTTTTGTTTATAACCTGTTTCGAATAATTCAGGAGGGAGATGTTTTGTATCCAACGTCTTCACGTTATGAAGTGAGACCATCGCTTCTAACATATTTTTTAGCTGATGAAGATTGCCGGGATAATCATACTCTAATAAAAACTTTCCTAACTTTTCGGATATTTTAATATTCTTACGATTATATCTTTTACCTATCAGATCCAGAAAAAAACGAGTTAAAGGGGGGATATCTTCCTTTCTATCTCTTAACGTAGGAATTTTTACCTGAAGAGTTTGGATTTCGGTCATCAAAGACTCTTGCACTTTACCGGACTTCACTTTTTCCGGAAGATCAGGTTGATCGGAAAGCAAATATCTATTCTTCCCTTTTTCATTCCGGATCTTTTGTAAAAGTTGCACTTGAAAGCTTGGATTTAAGTTGGAAATCCCCTCTAAAAAAATCGTTACCCCCGCTTTACCGTCTAACTTAGAAAAGATCTCCGAAGTCTCTTGCTCCGATTCGGAGACTGAAAAATCGAAGACCTGATATTGTGGAAACCTGTCTTTGCAAAATGAGTGAAAAAGATACCCTAAATAACTTTTTCCTGTCCCTGATTCTCCTAAAAACAAAATCGGAAGATCCGAAGAGACCGCTTGTTTCATACGATCCAAAATTTTGCGGGTAGAAGGGGATAATGCGATAAAATTAGATTCTTCCATGACTCTGCTACGGCTGAGAAACTTCCAGGATCTCTCCCTTTACTAAACAATCGAATTTGAATTTTTCCGTATTTCTCAGATAATTTCGAGCAACGGACGGATCACATTCCAAAATTTTAGCAGTAGAGAAAGTATATCGTTCTAACGAATCCGGTATTACTTCGACCCCCTCCGATGAAAAAGAGGATGAAAGAAACGTAACCGCCCATACCCCTTTTTTTCCTTCTGAAAATCCGGATAAGTTAGGGACTCGGATCCAAAACGCCTTAGACCCGGATTTGACTAATACTTTCGGAAAATTTCCAAAATATTCGGAATTAGAGGCCTCACTTACGGAACTGGAGAATAAAGATGCAAAATTGCTGCGGACCGGCTCTGAAGTTAGGATCTTTTCCTTCTTCACTTCTTCATAAATAGTTCCTAAACTCCATGGATTTAGGAACTCTCCCAATGAATATTTGCCTGCAAACTCCACTTTTTCGAGAGAAGAATCTTCTATCTTCATTTTTGGATCGGGAGAAACACTGGTGCTATATAATTTTCCTTCTTTGAAGACCAAAGTTTTGGAATCTCTCGGAGTTACTATTCTCTGGAAATAGGCAACCTCTCTGAACTCTGCTCCTCTTTTTGCCGCTTCTTTATGTTCCCTACGTGCTTCCGGTCCGGCATAAGAAGAATATAGAATGGAAACTTTAGCTCCTATCTGGCTCAGACCCTCGATCGCAGCTCCGTACCCACCGATTGAGTTGGAAGCTTTGGCATTAGTGAGAATGCTGATCATTCTTTCCTTTTTCTTTCCCGGAGAATCCTCCGAACTTAGAATTCTTCTTAATCTAACAAGTGCATTCGTAAGATCTTGGGTATTGGATTTTCCTTCCGATTTAAAATCCTTCCACTGTTTAATGAACTCAGAGCGACTGGATTCCGGAAAAACTTTGGAGCCATTCTCGCTAAAAACAACCAAACGAAATTTTGTTTCCGGCTGCCAAGAGATCGCTTCTAATTGCGACATAAATTCTTTTCTTTCAGGTGCGTACGAATAAGAAGAATCGAGTACGATGATCTGTGATTTCGCAGCTCGTACAGGTTCTCTGGAATATTCTTTTATCTTTTTTTTAGGAACCAGAGGAAAGGAATCCTTGGTCAACTTCTCTAAAGTCTCAAACAGATCTTTTCTGCCGATGATGGAGTATTCTTCCATTTTAGAAAGATTACAATCGTATACGGAACGATCGATCCTGATCTTTTCCTCAATCGATAATTGGTCTCGAACTACATAATCCGGTTTGAGCCTGGAGCATGTTTGTTTGAATTTTTCTCTTGAGATCTGAGGAATTAGAAAATCTTTTATTTCCGGATCTGAATTCGGAGAGAGTTGTTCTTTTATCTGAAGAGAATAGATCCTGGTCGCATAGAACTGGCTTAATTTAGCCAACTCATACGGCTTTTCTCCAGTTCCTTCTAAAGACACAGGAGCTTGTCCTTCCCAATTTCCCGGAAGAAATACGACTGTCGTCGCTATTGCGTCGCTGGTCGCCAGAGTTAGCAGAACAAAAAGATAATTTCGGAAATTTTTTGACAATTGTGCGCTGCGAATTAATTTTTTTTTACCAAAAAGTTGGCTGCTTTTAATTTTAAACGTATTCATTAAAAAATGGCTTGCGGAATCCGTTTAATGGATATATTCCTCAATTCCATCTGATCAAGGAGAAAATGATGATCAAGAAAGTAATCGTTATTGCGCTGTCTGCTGCATTACTTACCTACTGTGGAGCAAATACCGCTCAGAAAGATGCTACTTCCGTTGGCGACGGAGGATGGTCTTTCGAAGGTTGGGGTGGACCGCCTGAGCAAAGAAACGACGGAAAAACTCCAAGAGATACCAATCCTAAAGACTATTATTACATGAAGTTCGCTTCTCGCGCATCTGCTAAAGCCGTTGCGAAAAAAAGTCTCGCAATGATGCAGTCTACTTGCCGCGAAGCTTCCCGCTTACAAGGTGCTTCCGACGTTGTTAAAAAAATGGTCGGTGAGACTGTTGAATCCGCATCCGGAGTTTCCGACGGTGAAGCAACTGCTTCCGTTATCGTTGGTACTTCTGCAGGTATCGTTAAAGGAGTAGGGGTTTACGAGTGTAAAGCTACTGGCCCAGGTTCCGATCCTAATGATGTTTCTAAAGACAACTGGGAAGAATGCCAGTGTGTTATTTACGCTAAATTTCCAGGTGGACGCGACGCTCTCGTAGCTAAAGCTCAAGAAATCGGTAAATAATATTAATTCGGTTCGAGTTTTTACTCTGACTGAAATGGAAAACCCCGCCTCGAAAAGGTGGGGTTTTTTATTTTCAAAGAACAAGCAAAGATAAGCGCTTATTCGGTTGGTTGTTGCTGTTCTGAGAGAGTTAAACCGAATTCAGTTGCAATAGAATTCGCTGCCCCTTGATAAATATCTCCCTTATCGAATACAGTCTTTAAAGCGGCAGTTGCAGACTTCTTCAATTCTTCCTGCTTAACCGGATCAGTAGTTTTACTTAGCTCTATTAATTTTAAACTAGCAGCTTTTAGATTTCGAATGCTATCGCCTAAAAGTGGATCTTTTGAAATGTTTGAAGAAATCGGTTGGATCCAAATATCGTGCAAGTTATTTAACTTTCCGGCTTTTACGATAGAACCGTTACAGCGTACTTTCGCAAATTCTCCGCTTGCCTCCGATTCAAAGCAGGACATTCCCTTTTCTAGTTTTCCTTTAGAAGGAGAAGTTAGAGAATTTTTTGCAAATGCTGTATCTCCATCAGCTACAACAAACAGGACCGCGTCGTAAAAGTTTTTCAGAAGTCCGAAACCTTCTTTTCCATCCACTGTTTTTAGTTTCAGATATTCTGTTACTGATTTCTTTCCTTTAGAGTCTGTGGATTCATAAGGAACGATCTCTAGCCCGTTGACCTCTTCGAATTCATATATTAAAGTTACTTGTTCCGATTTTTCTCTGGTTCCCGGCTTTTTATAAACGTATTGATCACTGCCGGAATATTTTGTTCCAATGATCTGTTCGACCGGAGCATCTTCTTTCTTTTTATCGCATGCGAGTAATACAAATATGGTGAATATGAGTGCAATGGCTCTCATCAAATTCCTCCTGAGAAGAATTTATCAGCGTATTTTAAAAAATCTTTGTCAATCCCAATCCTTAGGGATTAAGAAGCTAAGCTCAGACTATTCTGAGCTTCGTGCAGAATTTGGATCAATTTTTCGGGGTCTTCCGTTTTGAGAAGTTCTAGTCTCACAGATTCTACTTCTTTTCTGGATTGTACATAACGCACCAGATGTTTTCGGAGAAGAATTAAACCATACTTATCTCCGAAGGTTTCTCTCATCAATTGCAAATGACTGAATGTAGTAGATAGGATCTCTTCGAAACTCAGATCCTCTTTTTTGATATTTGAGAATATCCAAGGATTTCCAATGGAGTTCCTACCGACCAAAACTCCATCGACTTTGGATTCTTCCTTCCTGCGAAGCGCTTCTTCGTAACTGCTTACGTCTCCGTTTCCGAAGATAGGGACCTTTCTTTCGGATTTAATGTCGGAGATCGCATCCCAATCCGCTTTTCCTGAATAACCCATCTCACGGGTTCTCCCATGAACGGAGATCGCCATCACTCCGGATTCTTCTAAGATCCGGGATACTTCCATATAATTTCTGGAAGTATCATCCCAGCCTAAACGGATCTTTGCAGTGACTGGAATATCCAGTGCCTTTCTCATTTCTTCTATTATTCTTCCTGCATATACAGGCTTGAGAAGAAGACCGACTCCGGAGCCCCTCATGGAAACATTTCGAGCTGGACAGCCCATGTTTAAGTCTATAATGTCCGGATTTAATTCGCGAATTCTTTTTGCTGCTTCGACTATGATCTCGAGTTTATTACCGAAGATCTGGAAAGTGATCGGTCTTTCCTCTTCACGAAAACGTAATAGAGATAATGCTTTTTTAGATCCGACAGCAAGGCTGTCAGTTGAAACGAATTCAGTATAGGAGAAGGCGGATCCGTATCTCCGGGCTATGGTTCTGGTCGGGCTATCACTGATCCCGGCCATCGGCGACATGGCCAACCAACCGGGAATTTCGACAGAGCCGATACGGATCATTTTTCCTTATTTTCTCGAATTACAGTACAATCTTGGACCTTATCGTTGTCCTTGATGTCAACGACTCTGACTCCTACTGCAGTTCTTCCCATTTTGGAGATTTGGTTCGCTTCGGTTCTGATGACCATTCCTTGTTGGGTTACTAAGATGATCTCGTCTTCTTCTCCCACTGAACTTACAGCAACAGCCGCACCGTTTTTCTCTCCCACTTTCAAGAAGGCCATTCCTTTGCCTCCTCTTCCTTTGGTCCCGAACTCTTCGAAGCCAAGACGTTTTCCGTAACCATTCTCAGAGATCAGGAATATATCGTCTCCTTCTACCACCTTGGAAAGCCCAACAATCGCGTCTTCTTTAGAAAGTCTCATTCCGGTCACACCTTGGGCTGTTCTTCCTTGGGCGCGGATTGTATCCATTTCGATACGAAGCGCGAGTCCGTTTGCGGAGAAGATCATGACGTTGTCTCCCTTCTCGACGGAAATTACTTGGATGAGTTGGTCTCCATCTCTAAGGCCAATCGCAATTATACCGGATTTTTTGACATTGCCAAACTCGGATAATTCTACTCGTTTAATAAATCCATTTTTAGTTACGAGCAGTAGATCTTTTCCTTTATCTTCTTCTCTAAATGTGAATATTGCGGAGACAGTTTCGTTCTCGCCAAGACCTATGATTGCTTTTAATGATTTTCCTCTGGCCTCCTTGGAAGCTTGAGGAAGTTCATAAGCTTTCATCATATAAACTTTTCCGATATTAGAGAAGAACATCACATTGTCGTGAGTCATCGCGGTTTTCATGATCTTGACCACGTCTTCTCTCTTTTGAGAAAGTCCTTGGATTCCTTTTCCACCGCGTCTTTGTCTTTTGAAAGTATCCAGAGGAAGTCTTTTTACGAATTGATCATAAGTAATTTGTAATACGACTTCTTCGTCCGCAATGAGATCTTCCGCGTTGAAAGAGGAAGATTCTACACTTTCTAAGCTGATATCCGTTTTTCTTTTGTTCCCGAATTTTTCGGAAACTTCTAACAACTCAGTACAAACTATGTCGGACACCCTTTCAGGTTTTGCTAGAATATCCTTCAGATCCATAATAAGAGCACGAACTTCTTCCAACTCATCGATTACCTTTTGGACTTCCAAAGAAGTAAGTCTTTGGAGTCTCATTTCAAGGATCGCATCAGCTTGGACATCGGAAAGAATGAAGCGAGCCATCAACTGTTCTTTCGCTTCGGCCGCATTTTTAGAAGCACGGATCACTTTGATCACTTCCTCAATATTCTCGAGAGCGATCTTTAACCCTTCTAATATATGAGCTCGTTTTTCGGCCTTATCCAGATCGAATTGGGTTCTACGAACAATTACTTCTTTTCTGTGGATGGAATAAGCAACTAAGATCTCTTTGATATTAAAGATCTTAGGCTTATTATCTAAGATCGCAAGCATCGTGATCCCATAACTTACTTGTAGTTGAGTAAGTTTTAGAAGTTGGTTCAGGATCACCTGAGCATTTGCATCTTTTTTAATATGGATCTCTACACGGATCCCTTTTCTGTCGGAAAGATCTAAGATCTCGGAAATTCCTTCGATCTGTTTTTCGTTAACAAGTTCTCCTATTCTTTCTAGGAGAGTTCTCTTGTTCACTTGGTAAGGGATCTCTGTGACTACGATAACTTCTCGGCCTTTTTTGTTCTCTTCGATCTCCACTTTGGATCGGATACGAATGGAACCGCGGCCTGTATGATATGCTGAGAGTAAACCTTCTCCTCCTATGATGATACCACCTGTAGGAAAATCCGGACCAGGAATAATCTTTAATAGTTCAGGAATCGTAATCTCCGGATTTCGGATAACGGCAACAACTGCCTCAACACATTCACTTAAGTTGTGAGGCGGAATATTGGTCGCCATTCCTACGGCAATTCCGGAAGAACCGTTTACTAATAAGTTTGGAAAATTTGCAGGAAGTACATCTGGCTGGTGTTTGGTATCATCGAAGTTGGGAGAAAAGTTTACAGTTTCCTTCTCTATATCTCTTAAAAGTTCTTCTGCAACTTTTGCAAGTCTCGCTTCTGTATATCGATATGCAGCAGGGTTGTCTCCGTCTATGGAGCCGTAATTTCCCTGCCCGTCAATAAGAGGAACTCTAAGAGAAAACTCTTGGACCATACGAACTAATGCATCGTATACGGAGCTGTCCCCGTGTGGGTGATAATTACCTAATACTTCTCCAACAATCTTTGCGCATTTGACATAAGGGCGATCGCTTCTCCAGGCCCTTTCATTCATTGCATGTAGAATACGTCTGTGAACCGGTTTTAAGCCGTCTCTGACGTCAGGCAAAGCTCTTCCTACAATTACGCTCATCGCATAACCCAGGTAGGCTTCCTTCATTTGGTCTTCGATTTCGACAGGAATTACCCTGACGCCATTCTTCAATGCATCGCCAATATCAGGACGGGAAGAAAGACTGAATCCTAAAGTTTTTGTTTCGTTCTCTAGCTCTTCGCTCATTTGTATTTAGAATTTCCTATTACCAATATATTAAAGATCAAGGTTCGCAACTTTTGCAGCGTTGACCTCAATAAAGCGACGTCTCGGATTTACTTCGTCGCCCATAAGTATATTAAATGTGTCTTCTGCTTCCACATAATCATCGAGTTTTACTTTTAGAACGACTCGTTTTTCAGGATCCATTGTCGTTTCCCAAAGTTGTTCAGGATTCATCTCACCCAAACCTTTATATCGTTGAATGACTGCTTTTTCCGTTCCAAGAGATTTTAGATATTCATCCTTTTCTTTATCGGAAAATAGATATGTGGATGTTTTACCGTGTTTAATCAAATACAAAGGAGGTTGTGC encodes:
- a CDS encoding SDR family NAD(P)-dependent oxidoreductase; the protein is MKNVFDLTGKSVLVTGATRGIGRQIAQGFLNAGATVYGTGSSAESIKRLEGSGIEAFAADIRQPGAMDPIIEALSKKHGKLDVLVNNAGVATNLPAGFFKEEDIQNVTQTNFVGVFRASQAYYKIHKKKGGNIINIASVLGIVGTKFASVYCGTKGAVINMTKALAVEWAGSGYRVNAICPGFIDTDMTEMIKERPEVLEQMKARIPMSRLGRPEDLAGAAVFLASDAAAYVTGQAIVVDGGVTSGI
- a CDS encoding Maf family protein, with protein sequence MLILRSQSPRRKEILQSLGLHFQILPLPVDETSLHKETPVRYLERVTMAKLGPKPKDPEEMILASDTIVVFQNKILQKPADESEAFSMISELSGKSHQVYSGLGIMTEDKKIFDYDVSEVEFLPWAKSEILEYIKICKPYDKAGSYGIQDRNSPVKNFSGSYSNILGFPIRKFFLYHTLWSRFL
- a CDS encoding DNA polymerase III subunit delta translates to MISVADTKVSNSYENLIDFLHKTKPNLESLPQVLFVVSQDSYEFGVVSDLYKTAYKKSADPYEIVVFVAEPGDLENFQNEAGNLDMFAAQKLFIIKSGVTFFKPWLGKTKSKTSPKSFSVPETVKILIHYDHWDLPKELLSIFGDNVSHFKSSKIFPDKRKEAFLRASKEVEVKLDNEAEEEFLLKVNPSAGAYLKNLEKLKLYLGKKSFNLADLKEVLFQSSEFSSSEIVDYFFEKDYGRFSREFSKFKIGKDSLLIFLSLVKDHLDKLRIYKIILRLYDKVLSEKEQSDLLGIGAYSPARKNHTFKRLRKESSAFNDLEIKELYEFLLEMNQKIKTGSEKEETVYYFFRKMEDFFHPRNRTVRTR
- a CDS encoding sigma 54-interacting transcriptional regulator, which codes for MEESNFIALSPSTRKILDRMKQAVSSDLPILFLGESGTGKSYLGYLFHSFCKDRFPQYQVFDFSVSESEQETSEIFSKLDGKAGVTIFLEGISNLNPSFQVQLLQKIRNEKGKNRYLLSDQPDLPEKVKSGKVQESLMTEIQTLQVKIPTLRDRKEDIPPLTRFFLDLIGKRYNRKNIKISEKLGKFLLEYDYPGNLHQLKNMLEAMVSLHNVKTLDTKHLPPELFETGYKQNDNLSVRTGIPLRDYEREIIRRNLILVNGNREKAARILGISERTIYRKITEFELFDSEDGKNPPSS
- a CDS encoding LIC10012 family protein translates to MSKNFRNYLFVLLTLATSDAIATTVVFLPGNWEGQAPVSLEGTGEKPYELAKLSQFYATRIYSLQIKEQLSPNSDPEIKDFLIPQISREKFKQTCSRLKPDYVVRDQLSIEEKIRIDRSVYDCNLSKMEEYSIIGRKDLFETLEKLTKDSFPLVPKKKIKEYSREPVRAAKSQIIVLDSSYSYAPERKEFMSQLEAISWQPETKFRLVVFSENGSKVFPESSRSEFIKQWKDFKSEGKSNTQDLTNALVRLRRILSSEDSPGKKKERMISILTNAKASNSIGGYGAAIEGLSQIGAKVSILYSSYAGPEARREHKEAAKRGAEFREVAYFQRIVTPRDSKTLVFKEGKLYSTSVSPDPKMKIEDSSLEKVEFAGKYSLGEFLNPWSLGTIYEEVKKEKILTSEPVRSNFASLFSSSVSEASNSEYFGNFPKVLVKSGSKAFWIRVPNLSGFSEGKKGVWAVTFLSSSFSSEGVEVIPDSLERYTFSTAKILECDPSVARNYLRNTEKFKFDCLVKGEILEVSQP
- a CDS encoding lipoprotein LipL21, which produces MIKKVIVIALSAALLTYCGANTAQKDATSVGDGGWSFEGWGGPPEQRNDGKTPRDTNPKDYYYMKFASRASAKAVAKKSLAMMQSTCREASRLQGASDVVKKMVGETVESASGVSDGEATASVIVGTSAGIVKGVGVYECKATGPGSDPNDVSKDNWEECQCVIYAKFPGGRDALVAKAQEIGK
- the lenA gene encoding lipoprotein LenA encodes the protein MRAIALIFTIFVLLACDKKKEDAPVEQIIGTKYSGSDQYVYKKPGTREKSEQVTLIYEFEEVNGLEIVPYESTDSKGKKSVTEYLKLKTVDGKEGFGLLKNFYDAVLFVVADGDTAFAKNSLTSPSKGKLEKGMSCFESEASGEFAKVRCNGSIVKAGKLNNLHDIWIQPISSNISKDPLLGDSIRNLKAASLKLIELSKTTDPVKQEELKKSATAALKTVFDKGDIYQGAANSIATEFGLTLSEQQQPTE
- a CDS encoding tRNA dihydrouridine synthase, whose translation is MIRIGSVEIPGWLAMSPMAGISDSPTRTIARRYGSAFSYTEFVSTDSLAVGSKKALSLLRFREEERPITFQIFGNKLEIIVEAAKRIRELNPDIIDLNMGCPARNVSMRGSGVGLLLKPVYAGRIIEEMRKALDIPVTAKIRLGWDDTSRNYMEVSRILEESGVMAISVHGRTREMGYSGKADWDAISDIKSERKVPIFGNGDVSSYEEALRRKEESKVDGVLVGRNSIGNPWIFSNIKKEDLSFEEILSTTFSHLQLMRETFGDKYGLILLRKHLVRYVQSRKEVESVRLELLKTEDPEKLIQILHEAQNSLSLAS
- the gyrA gene encoding DNA gyrase subunit A, whose translation is MSEELENETKTLGFSLSSRPDIGDALKNGVRVIPVEIEDQMKEAYLGYAMSVIVGRALPDVRDGLKPVHRRILHAMNERAWRSDRPYVKCAKIVGEVLGNYHPHGDSSVYDALVRMVQEFSLRVPLIDGQGNYGSIDGDNPAAYRYTEARLAKVAEELLRDIEKETVNFSPNFDDTKHQPDVLPANFPNLLVNGSSGIAVGMATNIPPHNLSECVEAVVAVIRNPEITIPELLKIIPGPDFPTGGIIIGGEGLLSAYHTGRGSIRIRSKVEIEENKKGREVIVVTEIPYQVNKRTLLERIGELVNEKQIEGISEILDLSDRKGIRVEIHIKKDANAQVILNQLLKLTQLQVSYGITMLAILDNKPKIFNIKEILVAYSIHRKEVIVRRTQFDLDKAEKRAHILEGLKIALENIEEVIKVIRASKNAAEAKEQLMARFILSDVQADAILEMRLQRLTSLEVQKVIDELEEVRALIMDLKDILAKPERVSDIVCTELLEVSEKFGNKRKTDISLESVESSSFNAEDLIADEEVVLQITYDQFVKRLPLDTFKRQRRGGKGIQGLSQKREDVVKIMKTAMTHDNVMFFSNIGKVYMMKAYELPQASKEARGKSLKAIIGLGENETVSAIFTFREEDKGKDLLLVTKNGFIKRVELSEFGNVKKSGIIAIGLRDGDQLIQVISVEKGDNVMIFSANGLALRIEMDTIRAQGRTAQGVTGMRLSKEDAIVGLSKVVEGDDIFLISENGYGKRLGFEEFGTKGRGGKGMAFLKVGEKNGAAVAVSSVGEEDEIILVTQQGMVIRTEANQISKMGRTAVGVRVVDIKDNDKVQDCTVIRENKEK